A region from the Ptychodera flava strain L36383 chromosome 10, AS_Pfla_20210202, whole genome shotgun sequence genome encodes:
- the LOC139142975 gene encoding adhesion G-protein coupled receptor G6-like yields MECPYSEDSASTAKRKCVCKPTSSRAEWESPVTSACTSQSQASRGERLNHLANTTIPPGQAKKVAEQLANITSEADNFEENDVTLSVDVIDNILESGANGTDIEVAEDVLLSVDNLLHVDHEVLVASQNNENSATRLIESVEKLALIVHFVHGCMESGNQSVTIETENIALILAEMDSESFAGLKFRFSSGNLELSRRTNFDDVIEDTKASVHLPTSLLDGLEPDERSQVNRVQFVVHKLNTFFKAVDINGTHARFSPVIAASIGELRITNLREPVRIQIPRNNQVVDSTLYNVSCAFWDYNLSDGAGAWSEEGCEVSSNGTDGQRADNNVTVCECNHLTNFALLVNIYSNDIDETHQKSLSKISYIGCGVSLIALVVTLISIIVYRKKKNKAAKILISLCSALSMALLMFLIGGVFVDLGPRIPGICATIAVLQHYFLLAVLLWMALEATYLYLKLVKVFENYIKNFMVKFSLIGWGVPLIIVIIVLAVDIKNYGYMYNDRICWLSQYTFYRAFLVPFGVVLIFNSVIFCLVIHQICGLNSRALTTSERFSIQAQLRAAIGLMALLGLTWTFAIFAISEASLVFMYLFAIFNCLQGLFIFVFHCALKTDIQNGWKRTFCGQEKAPYESKESNKTSSSSNGIFSTAHKYQVKDNGNKTALTSDSTTTT; encoded by the exons ATGGAGTGTCCATACAGTGAAGATAGTGCGTCCACAGCCAAGAGAAAGTG TGTGTGTAAACCGACATCGTCAAGAGCAGAATGGGAGTCACCTGTTACGTCAGCATGTACCTCACAGAGTCAAGCTAGTCGAGGAGAACGGTTAAACCATCTGGCTAATACAACCATTCCGCCAG GACAAGCAAAAAAGGTTGCCGAGCAATTGGCCAATATCACCTCTGAAGCAGACAATTTTGAAGAGAATGACGTTACGCTTTCTGTCGACGTCATCGATAATATTTTAGAAAGTGGAGCAAACGGCACAGACATTGAGGTGGCCGAAGATGTGCTTCTGAGTGTTGATAATTTGCTACACGTCGATCACGAAGTCTTGGTCGCCAGTCAGAATAATGAAAATAGTGCCACACG ACTAATTGAATCTGTTGAGAAGCTTGCTTTGATTGTACATTTTGTTCATGGTTGTATGGAGTCCGGAAATCAATCTGTAACCATAGAAACGGAAAATATCGCACTGATCTTGGCAGAGATGGATTCCGAATCGTTTGCTGGACTTAAATTTCGTTTTTCATCAGGAAAT CTTGAACTATCGAGAAGAACCAActttgatgacgtcattgagGATACTAAAGCATCAGTTCACTTACCGACATCACTGCTTGATGGATTAGAACCAGACGAACGATCTCAGGTCAATCGAGTACAATTTGTCGTTCACAAATTGAATACTTTCTTTAAG GCTGTTGACATTAATGGTACGCACGCACGGTTTAGTCCTGTCATCGCAGCCAGTATTGGGGAGCTTAGAATCACCAACTTAAGGGAACCTGTCAGAATCCAAATACCTCGCAATAATCAG GTGGTCGATTCTACCCTTTACAATGTGAGCTGTGCCTTTTGGGACTATAACCTTAGTG ATGGCGCTGGTGCTTGGTCTGAAGAAGGCTGTGAGGTTTCATCGAACGGTACAGATGGTCAGAGAGCTGACAATAACGTAACAGTTTGTGAATGCAACCATCTTACAAACTTCGCTCTTCTTGTG AATATTTACAGTAATGACATCGACGAGACCCACCAGAAATCTTTATCGAAGATTTCCTACATTGGTTGTGGAGTATCGTTAATTGCGTTGGTCGTCACGCTAATCAGTATCATCGTCTATAG aaaaaagaaaaataaagctGCAAAAATCCTGATCAGCTTATGTTCAGCCCTCTCCATGGCGTTGTTGATGTTCCTGATTGGTGGAGTGTTTgttgaccttggaccgagaatACCTGGTATTTGTGCCACCATTGCTGTTTTACAACATTATTTCCTATTGGCTGTCTTGCTGTGGATGGCACTGGAAGCAACGTATCTGTATCTGAAATTGGTCAAGGTTTTCGAGAACTATATTAAGAACTTCATGGTCAAGTTCAGCTTGATTGGTTGGG gTGTCCCCCTTatcattgtcattattgttcTAGCCGTGGATATTAAAAACTATGGATACATGTACAATGACAGGAT TTGTTGGTTGTCACAGTACACCTTCTACCGTGCATTCTTGGTTCCTTTCGGCGTGGTTCTCATCTTCAACAGTGTCATCTTCTGTCTTGTCATCCATCAAATATGTGGACTCAACTCAAGGGCGCTGACTACGAGTGAAAGATTCAGTATTCAAGCACAGTTGAGGGCGGCTATCGGTTTGATGGCATTGCTTGGTCTGACGTGGACGTTCGCCATATTTGCTATCAGTGAAGCCAGCCTCGTTTTCATGTATCTATTCGCAATATTCAACTGCCTTCAGGGATTGTTCATATTCGTATTCCACTGCGCGTTGAAGACAGACATCCAAAATGGTTGGAAGAGGACTTTCTGTGGACAAGAGAAAGCTCCTTATGAATCAAAGG AGAGTAATAAGACGTCTTCAAGTTCTAACGGCATATTTAGCACCGCACATAAATATCAAGTGAAAGACAACGGAAATAAAACCGCCCTTACCTCTG ATTCTACGACAACAACATGA